In Catenulispora sp. MAP5-51, a genomic segment contains:
- a CDS encoding IclR family transcriptional regulator, translated as MDRDSAPTPPREGAQAVHRTLALLQCFSDSPQDLSASDLARRTGLALSTAHRLLKVLTNEALLEQDPATSRYRLGPALAELGRLAYHRRGLHRAEPELADLATRTGATADLAARVGEHAVILVGGSLDRDGARALRRPLHSTALGKVLLAWGEDADLAALPLEQLTQRTITDPQELRDELARVRTAGFALNEGESTAGVRTVAVPVLDHENRARFALALRSSPEAMASARLGWFAEQAAACATALEVLLLPPGQRRTQPRPPIALP; from the coding sequence ATGGACCGAGATTCCGCGCCGACCCCGCCCCGCGAGGGCGCGCAGGCGGTGCACCGGACGCTGGCGCTGCTGCAGTGCTTCTCCGACAGCCCGCAGGACCTGTCCGCGTCCGACCTGGCGCGGCGCACCGGCCTGGCCCTGTCGACGGCGCACCGCCTTCTGAAAGTCCTGACGAACGAGGCGCTGCTGGAGCAGGACCCCGCGACGTCCCGCTACCGCCTCGGCCCGGCGCTGGCCGAACTCGGCCGCCTGGCCTACCACCGGCGCGGCCTGCACCGCGCCGAACCGGAACTGGCCGACCTGGCAACCCGCACCGGCGCGACCGCGGACCTGGCCGCCCGGGTCGGGGAGCACGCCGTGATCCTGGTCGGCGGCTCGCTGGACCGCGACGGCGCCCGGGCCCTGCGCCGTCCCCTGCACTCCACCGCGCTGGGCAAGGTCCTGCTGGCCTGGGGCGAGGACGCGGACCTGGCCGCGCTGCCGCTGGAGCAGCTGACCCAGCGCACCATCACCGATCCGCAGGAGCTGCGGGACGAGTTGGCGCGCGTGCGCACCGCGGGTTTCGCCCTCAACGAAGGCGAGTCCACGGCGGGCGTGCGCACTGTCGCCGTCCCGGTCCTGGACCACGAGAACCGCGCACGCTTCGCGCTGGCCCTGCGCTCCTCGCCCGAAGCGATGGCGAGCGCCCGGCTCGGCTGGTTCGCCGAGCAGGCCGCGGCGTGCGCGACCGCGTTGGAGGTGCTGTTGCTGCCGCCCGGTCAGCGGCGCACGCAGCCGCGTCCGCCGATCGCTCTGCCGTAG
- a CDS encoding putative leader peptide, producing the protein MYGYVTGPLRPRPARPPVRLVLTVRRHVDLVRVSSAICPV; encoded by the coding sequence ATGTACGGATACGTAACCGGCCCTCTGCGTCCGCGGCCTGCCCGCCCGCCGGTCCGGCTCGTTCTGACCGTGCGACGCCATGTCGATCTGGTGCGCGTCTCCAGCGCGATCTGTCCGGTCTGA
- a CDS encoding ABC transporter substrate-binding protein, which produces MPASATSLDTLWFTRCPVPTATGIAADRGWLAAEFAADGLVVRSLQDAGGDVPRERHFTHALTGLFREGGNVPALWARAAGEPTRLIGLTWIEERQAILVRAEDRGRVAEPADLAGLRIAVPRREIAIDFWRAMALAGFHGALAAAGLGLADVTPVEVVAAPSAGQWIAELEALRDGRVDAVYVKGALAVEAAAAHGAVIGIDLDTFEDPAVRINNGTPRPVTVHQDLLDRHPNLVVRFLRVLVEAADWAGSHPDDLARILAAETGAGPEGVAGAYRGAGSSDLHLDLSDHRLELLARQERFLRGQGFLAGPVDVAAWAAPEPLAAARSLAAAR; this is translated from the coding sequence ATGCCCGCATCCGCCACCTCGCTCGACACACTGTGGTTCACCCGCTGCCCGGTCCCTACTGCCACCGGCATCGCCGCCGACCGGGGCTGGCTGGCCGCCGAATTCGCCGCCGACGGCCTGGTGGTCCGCTCGCTCCAGGACGCCGGCGGCGACGTACCGCGCGAGCGGCACTTCACCCACGCGCTGACCGGTCTGTTCCGGGAGGGCGGGAACGTCCCCGCGCTGTGGGCGCGGGCGGCGGGGGAGCCGACTCGGCTGATCGGGCTGACCTGGATCGAGGAGCGGCAGGCGATCCTGGTGCGCGCCGAGGACCGCGGGCGTGTCGCCGAACCGGCCGATCTGGCCGGACTCAGGATCGCGGTTCCGCGCCGCGAGATCGCGATCGACTTCTGGCGCGCGATGGCGCTGGCCGGGTTCCACGGCGCGCTGGCCGCCGCCGGGCTCGGCCTGGCCGATGTCACACCGGTGGAGGTCGTCGCGGCGCCGTCGGCGGGACAGTGGATCGCAGAGCTCGAAGCGCTGCGCGACGGCCGGGTCGACGCCGTGTACGTCAAGGGCGCGCTGGCGGTGGAGGCCGCGGCGGCGCACGGCGCGGTCATCGGCATCGATCTGGACACCTTCGAGGACCCGGCGGTGCGGATCAACAACGGGACGCCGCGCCCCGTGACCGTCCACCAGGACTTGCTGGACCGGCATCCCAACCTGGTCGTGCGCTTCCTGCGGGTGCTGGTCGAGGCCGCCGACTGGGCCGGCTCGCACCCCGACGACCTGGCCCGGATCCTGGCCGCCGAGACCGGCGCCGGGCCCGAGGGCGTGGCCGGCGCCTATCGCGGCGCGGGGTCCTCCGACCTGCATCTGGACCTGTCCGACCACCGCCTGGAGCTGCTGGCGCGGCAGGAGCGCTTCCTGCGCGGCCAGGGCTTCCTGGCCGGCCCGGTGGACGTCGCGGCCTGGGCCGCGCCCGAGCCGCTGGCCGCCGCCCGGTCGCTGGCGGCAGCACGCTGA
- a CDS encoding NrtA/SsuA/CpmA family ABC transporter substrate-binding protein: MNASIRRISAVLTAALFATSAAACSSSKSASSQDPHTGAAALAGSGSVTIRIPDPGNSGALALGKKDGSLAAALAKVGAKVAWTGSAGAFAPAAQELDGDQLDVAEGSITSAVAALAQKPGFKLFAAVAPDKVGEGILVKDNSGINSVADLAGKKVVVWHGGSSEYLLLKALAQNHIPDSSVQRVYLQPNQSAAVLHSGQVDAWATWATFSISERANAGEHFLVTGGDIGSQNYAVWAVRNEFATAHPAVVKALYDYLHDAETKQAQNPEAYINVFHTSGPDAVSGKEKDLTIADYKAGSPTSPITAADQANFKEVAQFFADEKVTPGVVDLAPNVFDVTTLAGS, encoded by the coding sequence ATGAATGCTTCGATCCGCCGGATATCCGCCGTCCTCACCGCGGCTCTCTTCGCCACTTCCGCAGCCGCCTGCTCCTCCTCGAAGTCCGCCTCCTCGCAGGATCCGCACACCGGCGCCGCCGCGCTCGCCGGCTCGGGCAGCGTCACGATCCGCATCCCGGACCCCGGCAACTCCGGCGCGCTCGCGCTGGGCAAGAAGGACGGCAGCCTGGCCGCCGCGCTGGCCAAGGTCGGCGCCAAGGTCGCCTGGACCGGCAGCGCCGGCGCCTTCGCCCCCGCGGCGCAGGAGCTGGACGGGGACCAGCTGGACGTTGCCGAGGGCTCCATCACCTCCGCCGTCGCCGCGCTCGCCCAGAAACCCGGCTTCAAGCTGTTCGCCGCCGTCGCCCCGGACAAGGTCGGCGAGGGCATCCTGGTGAAGGACAACTCCGGCATCAACAGCGTCGCGGACCTGGCCGGCAAGAAGGTCGTGGTCTGGCACGGCGGCTCCAGCGAGTACCTGTTGCTCAAGGCCCTGGCACAGAACCACATCCCGGACTCCTCGGTCCAGCGGGTGTACCTGCAGCCGAACCAGAGCGCGGCGGTCCTGCACTCCGGCCAGGTCGACGCCTGGGCCACCTGGGCCACCTTCTCGATCTCCGAACGCGCCAACGCCGGCGAGCACTTCCTGGTCACCGGCGGCGACATCGGCTCGCAGAACTACGCGGTCTGGGCCGTGCGCAACGAGTTCGCGACCGCGCACCCCGCAGTGGTGAAGGCGCTCTATGACTACCTGCACGATGCCGAGACCAAGCAGGCGCAGAACCCTGAGGCCTACATCAACGTATTCCACACCTCCGGCCCGGACGCCGTGTCCGGCAAGGAGAAGGACCTGACGATCGCCGACTACAAGGCAGGCAGCCCAACCTCCCCGATCACCGCCGCGGACCAGGCGAACTTCAAGGAGGTCGCCCAGTTCTTCGCCGACGAGAAGGTGACGCCCGGCGTGGTCGACCTCGCCCCGAACGTGTTCGACGTGACGACCCTGGCGGGGTCGTGA
- a CDS encoding ABC transporter permease: MTALDTKAGEPISPAEPIASAAPLDLVTPHVRRTRRRPRGLAFVLRALGPLVILAGWWTASATGVLTKDLLASPPDVLRQAVDLWRSGQLSQALTVSLARAGTGLLLGVTAGLVLGVAAGFSRVGDDLLDSAMQTLRALPFLSLVPLFMVWFGIGEAARIILIAVATTFPMYVSTSGAVRSADPKLVEAARAFGLGRLATVRRIVLPGALPAILSGLRLSTTLSVIALIAAEEINSTAGLGYLMAQAQDFSRTDILTVCILIYGLLGLAADVLIRALERVLMPWRNAVGGTR; this comes from the coding sequence ATGACGGCGCTGGATACCAAGGCCGGTGAACCGATCTCGCCTGCCGAGCCGATCGCTTCAGCCGCACCCCTTGACCTCGTCACCCCGCACGTCCGCCGCACCCGCCGCCGCCCCCGCGGCCTGGCCTTCGTGCTGCGCGCGCTGGGTCCGCTGGTCATCCTGGCCGGCTGGTGGACCGCCTCGGCGACCGGTGTCCTGACCAAGGACCTGCTCGCCTCGCCGCCGGACGTGCTGCGGCAGGCGGTCGACCTGTGGCGCAGCGGCCAGTTGTCCCAGGCACTCACCGTCTCCCTGGCCCGCGCCGGGACGGGCTTGCTGCTGGGCGTCACGGCCGGGCTCGTGCTCGGTGTCGCGGCGGGCTTCTCGCGCGTCGGCGACGACCTGCTCGACTCGGCCATGCAGACCCTGCGGGCCCTGCCGTTCCTGTCCCTGGTGCCGCTGTTCATGGTGTGGTTCGGCATCGGCGAGGCCGCCCGGATCATCCTGATCGCGGTGGCCACGACCTTCCCGATGTACGTGTCGACCTCCGGTGCGGTGCGCAGTGCCGATCCCAAGCTGGTGGAGGCGGCACGCGCCTTCGGGCTGGGCCGGCTGGCCACGGTCCGGCGGATCGTGCTGCCCGGCGCGCTGCCCGCGATCCTGTCGGGCCTGCGGTTGTCCACCACGCTGAGCGTCATCGCCCTGATCGCCGCCGAGGAGATCAACTCCACCGCCGGCCTGGGCTACCTGATGGCGCAGGCGCAGGACTTCTCCCGGACCGACATCCTGACCGTCTGCATCCTCATCTACGGTCTGCTCGGCCTGGCCGCCGACGTCCTCATCAGGGCCCTGGAACGCGTCCTGATGCCCTGGCGCAACGCGGTGGGAGGCACCCGATGA
- a CDS encoding ABC transporter ATP-binding protein → MSTAVQIKGVRREFGGRTVLDGVDLEIRRGEFVALLGASGSGKTTLLRLLAGLDRPDGGEVLVPRQRTVVFQEPRLIPSQRVLGNVALGLPRGAATRATALAALAEVGLAGHARAWPATLSGGEAQRVALARALVREPGLLLLDEPFAALDALTRLKMQDLVADLVARHRPAVLLVTHDVEEAIRLADRVVVLGGGGRLVLDEPVGLSRPRDDADPAFPVLRRRLLAELGVTSVGRQDAA, encoded by the coding sequence ATGAGCACGGCTGTGCAGATCAAGGGCGTCCGGCGCGAGTTCGGCGGACGGACCGTGCTCGACGGCGTGGATCTGGAGATCCGGCGCGGGGAGTTCGTGGCGCTGCTCGGCGCCAGCGGTTCGGGCAAGACCACGCTGCTGCGGCTGCTGGCCGGGCTGGACCGGCCCGACGGCGGCGAGGTCCTGGTGCCCCGGCAGCGGACCGTGGTGTTCCAGGAGCCGCGCCTGATCCCGTCGCAGCGGGTGCTGGGCAACGTCGCGCTCGGCCTGCCGCGCGGGGCCGCCACCCGGGCCACCGCCCTGGCGGCGCTGGCCGAGGTGGGCCTGGCCGGCCACGCCCGCGCCTGGCCCGCGACCCTGTCCGGCGGGGAGGCCCAGCGCGTGGCGCTGGCCCGGGCCCTGGTGCGCGAACCCGGGCTGCTGCTGCTCGACGAGCCGTTCGCGGCGCTGGACGCGCTGACCCGCCTGAAGATGCAGGACCTGGTGGCCGACCTGGTCGCCCGGCACCGTCCGGCGGTGCTGCTGGTGACCCACGACGTCGAGGAGGCGATCCGGCTCGCGGACCGCGTCGTGGTGCTCGGCGGGGGAGGGCGGCTGGTCCTCGACGAGCCGGTCGGCCTGAGCCGGCCCCGTGACGACGCCGATCCGGCCTTCCCCGTGCTGCGTCGCCGGCTGCTGGCCGAACTCGGCGTGACGTCGGTCGGCCGACAGGACGCCGCATGA
- a CDS encoding M20 family metallopeptidase, whose amino-acid sequence MTVLDDARELRPDLARLRRDLHADPEIGLHLPRTQEKILAALDGLGLEVTLGEALTSVTAVVRASKPAPTSTPAAPILLRADLDALPLTEATGLDFASRTPGAAHACGHDLHAAMLVGAARLLAARRDRLPGDVILMFQPGEEGHDGARLMLEEGLLDAAGTRPAAAYALHASSSSPLGRFGTRSGPALAASGTVEVVFRGSGGHGAWPHAARDPIPALGAAIGALQTMVTRRFDALEPVLVSVGRVSAGTAPNIVPDTAHLAATLRAFSDDAHRRLAAEIERVVHGIAAAHGVEAEVVHSEGYPVTVNAPDAADFVADTCAEVFGAERHAAAERPALVSDDIGRVLAEVPGAMVSIGARPRDLDAERAAPNHSPLAVFDDTVLADGAALLAELALRSPRKNSEGRPLI is encoded by the coding sequence ATGACGGTCCTCGACGACGCCCGGGAGCTGCGGCCGGACCTGGCTCGCCTGCGCCGCGACCTGCACGCGGACCCCGAGATCGGCCTGCACCTGCCGCGTACCCAGGAGAAAATCCTGGCCGCGCTTGACGGTCTCGGTCTGGAGGTCACACTTGGCGAAGCTCTGACCTCGGTCACCGCGGTGGTGCGCGCCTCAAAACCGGCGCCAACCTCCACACCGGCTGCTCCCATCCTGCTGCGGGCCGACCTCGACGCGCTCCCGCTGACCGAAGCCACCGGCCTGGACTTCGCCTCCCGAACCCCGGGCGCGGCCCACGCCTGCGGCCACGACCTGCACGCGGCGATGCTCGTCGGCGCGGCCAGGCTCCTCGCCGCTCGTCGCGACCGGCTGCCCGGGGACGTGATCCTGATGTTCCAGCCCGGCGAGGAAGGACACGACGGCGCGCGGCTGATGCTGGAGGAAGGGCTGCTCGACGCCGCCGGAACCCGGCCCGCGGCCGCCTACGCGCTGCACGCGTCGTCCTCCTCTCCGCTCGGCCGCTTCGGTACCCGCTCCGGTCCGGCCCTGGCCGCGTCCGGAACCGTCGAGGTGGTGTTCCGCGGCAGCGGCGGGCACGGCGCCTGGCCGCACGCCGCCCGCGACCCGATCCCGGCCCTCGGCGCGGCGATCGGCGCTTTGCAGACCATGGTCACCCGGCGCTTCGACGCCCTGGAACCGGTGCTGGTCTCGGTCGGCCGGGTGTCGGCGGGCACCGCGCCGAACATCGTGCCGGACACCGCGCACCTGGCAGCCACCCTGCGGGCCTTCAGCGACGACGCCCACCGGCGCCTGGCCGCCGAGATCGAGCGCGTCGTCCACGGCATCGCCGCCGCGCACGGTGTCGAAGCCGAGGTCGTGCACAGCGAGGGCTACCCGGTGACGGTAAACGCCCCGGACGCCGCGGACTTCGTCGCCGACACCTGCGCCGAGGTGTTCGGCGCTGAACGCCACGCCGCCGCCGAACGGCCGGCGCTGGTCTCCGACGACATCGGGCGCGTGCTGGCCGAGGTGCCCGGCGCGATGGTGTCGATCGGTGCCCGTCCGCGGGACCTGGACGCCGAACGCGCCGCGCCCAACCACTCGCCGCTGGCCGTCTTCGACGACACCGTCCTGGCCGACGGCGCCGCGCTGCTCGCCGAACTCGCGTTGCGATCGCCCCGCAAGAACTCAGAAGGAAGACCCCTGATATGA
- a CDS encoding LLM class flavin-dependent oxidoreductase, which translates to MSRIHIVLPPAAEAPPPVTLPDFITDLRPAASDPFLALAKAADLAGLAGVVVPYDPEGPEPLVTAAGLLRATRHITVFAGIQPWIATPQYTAKLSATLQRFSGGRLGWYLDDDAESAAFVETARDFWQRPDGLPEVLSEHAFPRIAFAGNEESFLAVSHDPGEVYRIGEREPAHVG; encoded by the coding sequence ATGAGCCGCATCCACATAGTGCTGCCTCCGGCGGCCGAGGCCCCGCCGCCGGTCACGCTCCCGGACTTCATCACCGACCTGCGCCCCGCCGCGTCCGATCCGTTCCTGGCTCTGGCCAAGGCCGCCGATCTCGCCGGGCTGGCCGGCGTCGTCGTGCCCTACGATCCCGAAGGTCCCGAACCCCTGGTCACCGCTGCGGGATTGCTGCGGGCGACTCGGCACATCACGGTCTTCGCCGGCATCCAGCCGTGGATCGCCACCCCGCAGTACACGGCGAAGCTGTCGGCCACGCTGCAACGCTTCTCCGGCGGACGCCTCGGCTGGTACCTGGACGACGACGCCGAATCCGCGGCGTTCGTCGAGACCGCGCGCGACTTCTGGCAGCGTCCCGACGGCCTGCCCGAAGTGCTGTCCGAGCACGCGTTCCCGCGTATCGCGTTCGCAGGGAACGAAGAGTCCTTCCTCGCGGTGAGCCACGACCCCGGCGAGGTCTACCGGATCGGCGAAAGGGAGCCGGCCCATGTCGGTTGA
- a CDS encoding LLM class flavin-dependent oxidoreductase, translating into MSVDIYWRIAMEGDQKSLYEPGSTRGGFAPHLSGGLAPGRNRDHGADDGFTHADYMAEVVRASEESGFVGGLLPSFPHTDDPWAAAATLAAQSRNYRFMVAFQPGFLHPVQAARMSATLQKATGGRLVYNIISGGGGPAQLWWGDTTGHDDRYARTSEFLDVLKGVWTGDGLFQHDGRFYQVTDGGLPPTLAGQPFPEIFFSGSSPAAIEAAGRHADYYLSWLEPFEALAAKFAAVRERSPKPPKFAVRIDILARETEEEAWDVIRRGWAGLPEEGAEGSAAEREGGASGDSVGWRRSQDFTAGADGSHRALEVAPNVWGGFHRLRPGPAFGLVGDYRQVADRLNELIALGVDAFILAGVPHLEEARRVGRHVLPLLKGNPQ; encoded by the coding sequence ATGTCGGTTGACATCTATTGGCGCATCGCGATGGAGGGCGACCAGAAGTCGCTGTACGAGCCGGGCAGCACCCGGGGCGGATTCGCCCCGCATCTGTCCGGCGGGCTGGCTCCCGGCCGCAACCGCGACCACGGTGCGGACGACGGCTTCACCCACGCCGATTACATGGCCGAAGTGGTCCGAGCTTCGGAGGAATCAGGCTTCGTCGGCGGCCTGCTGCCATCCTTCCCGCACACCGACGACCCCTGGGCCGCCGCCGCGACCCTGGCCGCCCAGTCGCGGAACTACCGGTTCATGGTCGCCTTCCAGCCCGGGTTCCTGCATCCGGTGCAGGCCGCACGGATGTCGGCGACGCTGCAGAAGGCCACCGGGGGACGCCTGGTCTACAACATCATCTCCGGCGGCGGCGGACCGGCGCAGCTGTGGTGGGGCGACACCACCGGGCACGACGACCGCTACGCGCGCACCTCGGAGTTCCTCGACGTCCTCAAGGGTGTGTGGACCGGCGACGGCCTGTTCCAGCACGACGGGCGCTTCTACCAGGTCACCGACGGCGGGCTGCCCCCGACGCTGGCCGGGCAGCCGTTCCCGGAGATCTTCTTCTCCGGCTCGTCCCCGGCGGCGATCGAGGCCGCCGGGCGTCATGCGGACTACTACCTGTCGTGGCTGGAGCCGTTCGAGGCGCTGGCCGCGAAGTTCGCGGCGGTGCGCGAGCGCAGTCCGAAGCCGCCGAAGTTCGCCGTCCGGATCGACATCCTGGCGCGCGAGACCGAGGAAGAGGCCTGGGACGTCATCCGGCGCGGCTGGGCCGGGCTGCCCGAGGAGGGTGCTGAGGGCTCGGCGGCCGAGCGCGAGGGCGGAGCGTCCGGGGACTCGGTCGGCTGGCGGCGCAGCCAGGACTTCACCGCCGGCGCCGACGGCTCCCACCGCGCGCTGGAAGTGGCGCCGAACGTCTGGGGCGGCTTCCACCGGCTGCGCCCGGGACCCGCCTTCGGCCTGGTCGGCGACTACCGCCAGGTCGCCGACCGGCTCAACGAACTGATCGCGCTCGGCGTGGACGCCTTCATCCTCGCCGGAGTCCCGCACCTGGAAGAGGCGCGCCGGGTAGGCCGCCACGTCCTGCCCCTGTTGAAAGGAAACCCGCAATGA
- a CDS encoding ABC transporter substrate-binding protein, producing the protein MTVRVGYFPQNNSLFVLRHLGILEQRLPGVEWVDLRSLEHGPRVDPTRALPSAHGDHLFDGGYDFIGTGSTPPVTAQAKGHDIVYVAVSGPRVENGRLVVHADSDIADPGGLKGRRVALGHGSWQTTLLLLALEKAGLGWSDITPVDVYGDAAERFLAREVDAWVGSYPYLTKVEEQTQIRELIPTDGLFSHRSLWFTSRAFATDRRDDLAAIIAALQEADAWTAAHPAEAAEFFAADDGRPAAEWEHALRTRPWGLLPLDADFVAEQQHAADLFFANGLIERSVTVADAVSEEIGEIVRGTAG; encoded by the coding sequence ATGACCGTCCGCGTCGGCTACTTCCCGCAGAACAACTCGCTGTTCGTGCTGCGCCACCTCGGCATCCTGGAGCAGCGGCTCCCCGGCGTCGAGTGGGTCGACCTGCGCAGCCTGGAGCACGGCCCCCGCGTGGACCCGACCCGTGCACTGCCCTCGGCCCACGGCGACCACCTGTTCGACGGCGGCTACGACTTCATCGGCACCGGCTCCACCCCGCCGGTCACCGCGCAGGCCAAGGGGCACGACATCGTCTACGTCGCGGTCTCCGGCCCCCGCGTGGAGAACGGCCGCCTGGTCGTGCACGCCGACTCCGACATCGCCGACCCCGGGGGCCTGAAGGGCAGGCGCGTCGCCCTCGGCCACGGATCCTGGCAGACCACGCTGCTGCTCCTGGCGCTGGAGAAGGCGGGCCTGGGCTGGTCCGACATCACGCCGGTCGACGTCTACGGCGACGCCGCCGAGCGCTTCCTGGCCCGCGAGGTCGACGCCTGGGTCGGCTCCTACCCGTACCTGACGAAGGTCGAGGAGCAGACGCAGATCAGGGAACTGATCCCCACTGACGGCCTGTTCAGCCACCGCTCACTGTGGTTCACCAGCCGCGCCTTCGCGACCGACCGCCGCGACGACCTCGCCGCGATCATCGCGGCCCTCCAGGAGGCCGACGCCTGGACCGCCGCCCACCCGGCCGAGGCGGCGGAGTTCTTCGCCGCCGACGACGGCCGCCCGGCCGCCGAATGGGAGCACGCGCTGCGCACCCGCCCCTGGGGCCTGCTCCCGCTGGACGCCGATTTCGTCGCCGAGCAGCAGCACGCCGCGGACCTGTTCTTCGCCAACGGTCTGATCGAGCGGTCGGTGACGGTGGCCGACGCCGTGTCGGAGGAGATCGGGGAGATCGTGCGGGGGACGGCGGGCTGA
- a CDS encoding transaldolase family protein yields MRTTLQQLAALGQTPWIHHLSRDWIHDDRHGLPRLIRCGITGVVADPASLAAALAHTTAYDDQIRTLSPLMDDSERVRRQLVRADAQQACDLLLETVVADKPMDGWVAVDIDPRRTADAAAAVDQAQWLAEAIGRPNLLIGIPAAGGGLTAIQEATARGLSVMATGVHSPGRYRQTAIAYRRGLARLVAAGGDPGAVTSVASVPIAALDEKADLRLRAMGRRPDLAGTFGVATAALIRAEYLAFFTGEAWEPLAALGATPQRCLWSGLTVPDARQPESRYVESLITRGSVALLSPYTADAFLAGGRVRPMADAQIPAARRTLAALVKAGISPLVIAGLLEAEAVRRGTEAFEGVRALIAEKRALLGVGVGR; encoded by the coding sequence ATGCGCACCACGCTTCAGCAGCTCGCCGCCCTCGGCCAGACGCCCTGGATCCACCACCTGTCCCGCGACTGGATCCACGACGACCGCCACGGCCTGCCGCGCCTGATCCGCTGCGGGATCACCGGCGTGGTCGCCGATCCGGCGTCGCTGGCCGCCGCGCTGGCGCACACGACCGCCTACGACGACCAGATCAGGACCCTGTCGCCGCTCATGGACGACAGCGAGCGGGTCCGCCGCCAGCTGGTGCGCGCCGACGCCCAGCAGGCCTGCGACCTACTGCTGGAGACTGTGGTCGCGGACAAGCCGATGGACGGCTGGGTCGCGGTGGACATCGATCCGCGCCGCACCGCCGACGCGGCGGCGGCCGTGGACCAGGCGCAGTGGCTGGCCGAGGCGATCGGCCGCCCGAACCTGCTCATCGGCATCCCGGCCGCCGGCGGCGGGCTGACCGCGATCCAGGAGGCCACCGCGCGCGGGCTGTCGGTCATGGCCACCGGCGTCCACTCCCCCGGGCGCTACCGCCAGACCGCGATCGCCTATCGGCGCGGCCTGGCCAGGCTGGTGGCCGCCGGCGGCGATCCGGGCGCGGTGACCTCGGTCGCCTCGGTCCCGATCGCGGCGCTGGACGAGAAGGCGGACCTGCGGCTGCGCGCGATGGGCCGGCGTCCCGACCTGGCCGGCACCTTCGGGGTGGCCACGGCGGCGTTGATACGCGCCGAGTACCTGGCGTTCTTCACCGGGGAGGCCTGGGAACCGCTGGCCGCGCTCGGGGCCACCCCGCAGCGCTGTCTGTGGTCCGGGCTCACTGTGCCGGACGCCCGGCAGCCGGAATCGCGGTACGTGGAGTCGCTGATCACGCGCGGGAGCGTCGCGTTGCTGAGCCCTTACACGGCTGACGCCTTCCTGGCCGGCGGCCGGGTCCGGCCGATGGCCGACGCGCAGATACCGGCGGCGCGGCGGACCCTCGCGGCGCTGGTCAAGGCCGGGATCAGCCCACTGGTGATCGCGGGGCTGCTGGAGGCGGAGGCCGTGCGGCGCGGGACGGAGGCGTTCGAGGGTGTGCGGGCTCTGATCGCCGAGAAGCGCGCGCTGCTGGGTGTCGGGGTGGGGCGCTGA